The DNA sequence TGGGGTAGGCATATATGCTACATTAAATTGAAAACCTTATGTACATGCTGGTGGTCGCCTAAAAGTTGAACAATTTGCTTACATAATGACTAATTTCTTACATGCCCCAAAAGAAACAGAGAATAGAGGTAGACCAACCAGCTTTGAAAAGAAACAGAAAACCTGAAGCCTTGGGTAACAGAGATAAGACTCTCAATTACTTGAACACTATAATATTGCCTTTTGTGCAACAAATGAATATTAGAAAATATTTGCTTTAATCCATTTGGCCTCCCTGTGCCGTGCATGTGGATACTAGTTTAACAGAAGGGTTCAAGATATAACAGATCCGTGAATTTGGTATGATTACATATTATATGCACAAGTATCTACAGATTCTAGTCATACCTTCATCTGATGTGACAATTCGAGATTGTCCATCAGCATTGTATCATATTTTTTCCCAAGATTAGTAAATGACTCTATTGCATTCTTTTGGTTTGTAACGTTCCATCGTTTGATCAATTGCCTTATGTACTCCAGTAAAGGCAGTACTGGGAGTTCCCTAGCATCCTTGAGCGCTGTATTGATCGACTCCACAATGTTTGAAGTCATTGTCAATGTTCTGTTGACAATGGAATGTGCTCTGGACCATCTTTCATACCCAACATTGATTAATTAATCTTTGACCTTCTTATCAATTCTCTCTACCTCTACTATGTGGTAATCAAACTTCTTAACTGTGTATGCTTTGTCCATAGAAAAGAATATGTCTTTGAGCTGCAAATGGTTCttcttgtaatttttttttaatattattccATATATGCCATATGCAGTCACAGTGAGGTACTTGTGGATACAATATTGCCGCTGTATTTTCAATGCCTTCATGTCTATCTGAGATTATGCACATTCCCTCCCTTTCCCCAAATGCATCCTTGAACCTCGCAAAAAACCACTCCCAGTAAGCATTATTCTCTTAATCTACTATGGCATATGCGAGTGGTAGAATACTACCTAATAAATTGAATCATATAAACACAtttgagtgtgtgtgtgtgtgtgtgtgtgtgtgtgcgtgtgtgtgtgtgtatatatatatatatatatatatatatatatatatatatatatatatatacatacatacatacatacatacattattattcttatttttaccTGCTGGATCTTGTGTGGATGTTAATCAATGATGTTCCACTCTATGTCGATTTAAGAAAGGTTccatctacaataacaacaactactTTGCAATACTGCCATCCTTTTATAGACGGATATAGTACAACGAAAGCATACATGAACATGTCTTTCTCTGTTTTTTTCAAACTTACCACTGACATAGGATTCGTAAGAACCAGCAAATAAAAGTAGCTTGGCAGATTTTTGTATGATTCGCTCGGGTTCCCTCTCAGTAGTTGAACTGTGTATTCCTTCTATCTCCATGCTTGCATATATGTCATTTGAAGACCATACTGCTTGTTCATGTCTCCAATTATGTCATTATGAGTGCATATTATTTTTGGGTCTTTATACTTGTCTATCAGAAGATTGCGGATGAGTTTTGCAGTAGCTTGACGTTGTGCGTAAGATCTGTCTTTCAGTGGGCACGAGTGTAGTTTGCTAAAATTTCTGACATTGAAAAGTTTTGCTTTTTTCAGGCTCGAAGACTTAAAACATCAATCGCAGTTGTTGTTGATGCACACTAGGTAATACCTACAATAATGATATAAACTTTTCCATCAATAAACAGAGCGACGTGAAATATAAGCTGACGAAATTAGTAATATTATTCGTGAATGTATTGAACAATATAATAGAGAAGTAAAGATTGTAAATACCGGTACCGTACTTCAAGTAGGCGACGGCATTGCTCATATTCACAATGATATATAGTGATACACACTGCCATCAACAATACTAGATGAAAAAATAAAACGACTATATAGTACTACACGGTGACAACCACAACTTAAAAGTGTACAACCACATACTTACAAGCAGCAACTTATTTTCTGCATAATTATACTTCTAACATCAAATACGATATACATTGAGATACATAATTATACAATAAATATTATGATACCTGCTTTCACTTGATCTATGCACCTTAAACTggaatttttcctttactgccAAGTGCTTCATGACTCTGACTATCGTAGCCTTGTCTTTATAAATTTGACCTTCTTCTACATCTATGTCTTGAGGGTcagttattattatattttcattagaTTCTGTATCCTGCCAGTCTTCTCCATCCCTAAACTCAATCATATTAATTGTATCACCTTTGTATCTCTCCTGTATAACTGAGCTTTGTGCACACTCTGAGGAAATCACAACAGAATTTAAATTGTAGCAGATCATATCCATATCCTTTTCACTCGATGTTATACAAAGGGGATACATTGTAAATTTTGAGCTTTTTTTCAGCTCAAGATATACACATACACCCATATTATTGTgtatcactattggtggagaaccGTTTTGGAAAGTGTATTTGATTTCAATAACATTCAATGAAGTATCCATCATAAGTTATTTCGAAATCACGTCTACAAAATCTTCATAACTTATATTTGGAGTAACTATTACAGCATTGACATTGTAATCTACAAAATTGTTGACAACATTCCATCGGTCACCATACTGAAGAAAAATTGGTTTGCCATTGAAGTAGCTGGAATTAGGTCAAAACTCACTAATTCCTTGAGTGATTTTGATTGTAGTTCGTAGTTCCTTCATCAAGGCTATATCTACAGAAAAATCACGAAAGGAAATTGTTGCTTCTACAGTGAAATTGATCGATTTTTGAGTGaaatttggagctatttttgagatttttttGGGAGATAACGCTGTGATTTAAAGAATGTATGTATCTGTGAAATTGACACGCTTGAAAAATAGGGAAGGAAGGAAGATCTTTAGCGTGATTCTCGAAAGGAAGAATCCTTCCTTGCGTGTATCTCTAATTTTCAGCTAATTTTGGTAAGTGTCTAATTTTGAGCTAGAGATTCATAAGTTTGAGTTTAAATTGACTATTTCCgtaatttttccttcttttttttttttgaaagaaaCAAGCACTTTGAAAGCTTAGGATTCTTTCCCATCTTCTGTTGTATCTTTTGTTCGTTTTAAaacaaatgataccaaatttgcACATGCTGATAGAGTAAAGGCAAGCATAAATGACTGGTTGGTTCCTTTGGTGTCTAACAATGTCAACCGGAGACAAATTACAATAAACATTATGCAGTGCCTCATGCTCAAGATCAGGGTCGTTAAATGGGCGGGTTGAGCCCATTTTGGGTGGATCAAAATAGATTAAATCAATAAATAAGTGGGTTGACCTGCCCAAAATTTACTTGGACTGAGATAGGCCGGGTCAAGATAGACTAAAATTTAGGTCATAGCCAACCTGTCTAACTCGTACCAAACTCTAATTAATATGTGTTATTTTCTAATGAATTGTATACTTACTAAATAAGACTTTTTTTCTTTGGGCCAATGCGCATGCCCTTTAATCAATTGAATTTTAGGGCTGCTAAGCAAAAGGCCGGAGCCGCGTTCAATCACCTGTGGCCCGTATGAGTATTTGAGTGGGTCATGGTCAAGCAAGTTTGCTACTTTtagaaaagacaaaaagaaaaagTTGATTACTTCTTCGCGGTCTTCCGGGCGAAGAGACTCCGTATTTTGTTGTTTACCAAAAGATTACATATAGTAATTTTTAAAGATAGATTAATCAATTGTAACATTAAT is a window from the Nicotiana tomentosiformis chromosome 10, ASM39032v3, whole genome shotgun sequence genome containing:
- the LOC104120039 gene encoding uncharacterized protein translates to MIEFRDGEDWQDTESNENIIITDPQDIDVEEGQIYKDKATIVRVMKHLAVKEKFQFKVHRSSESRWSRAHSIVNRTLTMTSNIVESINTALKDARELPVLPLLEYIRQLIKRWNVTNQKNAIESFTNLGKKYDTMLMDNLELSHQMKVTPSTSYLYSVLDKGKQRMVFLKDRTCSCRRFQLDELLCAHTWAILKYKYIDHIEYCSVYYTENYLLKTCKILIYPVPDESTWKIPAKVLDEKVLPPDVTKSIGRSRKGRCKPISERERKRSISRGQCGEQGHNRKTCRNNPKRE